A genomic window from Etheostoma spectabile isolate EspeVRDwgs_2016 chromosome 13, UIUC_Espe_1.0, whole genome shotgun sequence includes:
- the pls3 gene encoding plastin-3 encodes MTGKITKEEMEEMREIFGKCDLNGDGFIVDYELHELLKDAGHALPGYMVREIIQKLDRNHDNKISFEEFLAIIQELRGSEIAKTFRKVINRKEGILAIGGTSVLSSEGTQHSFSEEERYAFVNWINTALERDPDCQHVLPMDPNTDSLFTSVGDGIVLCKMINLSVPDTIDERTINKKKLTPFTIQENLNLALNSASAIGCHVVNIGALDLKEGKPHLVLGLLWQIIKIGLFADIELSRNEALAALLRDGETLEDLMKLSPEELLLRWANFHLENAGWQKINNFSSDIKDSRAYFHLLNQISPKGTEEDQPHIDINMAGFSEKDDVKRAEAMLQQADRLGCRQFVTPTDVVSGNPKLNLAFVANLFNKYPALTKPENEDINWGLLEGETREERTFRNWMNSLGVNPHVNHLYGDLQDAMVILQLYEKIKVPVDWNNKVNKPPYPKLGTNMKKLENCNYAVELGKTAKFSLVGIGGQDLNDGNATLTLAVVWQLMRRYTLNVLEGLGDGQKVNDDIIVNWVNKTLAEAGKSTKISSFKDKEISSSMAVVELIDAIQPGSINYELIKTGSLSEDDKLENAKYAVSMARKIGARVYALPEDLVEVKPKMVMTVFACLMGRGMKRA; translated from the exons ATGActggaaaaataacaaaagaggaaatggaggagatgagagagatcTTTGGAAAATGTG aTCTGAATGGCGATGGCTTTATCGTTGATTATGAACTCCATGAGCTCCTTAAAGATGCCGGCCATGCCCTACCTGGATACATGGTCCGTGAGATCATCCAGAAACTGGATCGCAACCATGATAATAAGATCAGCTTCGAAGAGTTTCTAGCG ATCATCCAGGAGCTGAGGGGCAGTGAAATAGCAAAAACTTTCCGCAAGGTCATCAACAGAAAAGAAGGCATCCTGGCTATTGGAGGGACGTCAGTGCTGTCAAGCGAAGGCACACAACACTCATTCTCTG AGGAGGAGCGATATGCCTTTGTGAACTGGATCAACACTGCTCTGGAAAGAGACCCTGACTGCCAGCACGTCCTGCCCATGGATCCCAACACAGACTCTCTCTTCACCTCTGTCGGCGACGGGATCGTACTCTG CAAAATGATTAACCTGTCAGTGCCAGACACTATTGATGAGAGGACCATAAATAAGAAGAAGCTGACACCATTTACGATACAG GAGAACCTGAACCTGGCCCTGAACTCAGCTTCTGCTATTGGCTGCCATGTGGTGAACATTGGGGCTTTAGACCTGAAAGAGGGGAAGCCCCATCTGGTGCTGGGCCTCCTGTGGCAGATCATCAAGATTGGTCTGTTTGCTGACATCGAGCTAAGCAGAAATGAAG CGCTGGCAGCATTGCTGAGAGACGGGGAAACCCTGGAGGACCTGATGAAGCTGTCTCCAGAAGAACTGCTGTTACGCTGGGCAAACTTCCACCTGGAAAATGCTGGCTGGCAGAAGATCAACAACTTCAGCTCTGACATCAAA GACTCAAGGGCCTACTTCCACCTCCTGAATCAAATCTCTCCAAAAGGCACCGAGGAAGATCAGCCACACATAGACATTAACATGGCAGGCTTCAGC GAGAAAGACGACGTGAAGAGGGCAGAGGCCATGCTGCAGCAGGCAGACAGGCTCGGCTGTCGACAGTTTGTCACCCCAACTGACGTCGTCAGTGGAAACCCCAAACTCAACCTTGCCTTTGTGGCCAATCTGTTCAACAAGTATCCAGCGCTGACCAAACCTGAGAATGAGGACATTAACTGGGGACTGTTGGAAG GTGAGACACGAGAAGAGAGGACATTCCGAAACTGGATGAACTCTCTGGGAGTGAACCCACATGTCAATCATCTGTATGG AGACCTACAGGATGCCATGGTCATCCTCCAACTCTATGAGAAGATTAAAGTGCCTGTTGACTGGAACAACAAGGTCAACAAGCCACCTTACCCCAAGCTGGGAACAAACATGAAAAAG TTGGAGAATTGTAACTACGCAGTGGAACTGGGCAAAACAGCCAAGTTCTCCCTTGTTGGCATTGGCGGGCAGGACCTGAACGATGGCAATGCGACCCTGACTCTGGCAGTGGTGTGGCAGCTGATGAGAAG ATATACGTTGAATGTACTGGAGGGACTGGGTGATGGACAGAAAGTAAATGATGACATCATCGTAAACTGGGTAAACAAAACGTTGGCGGAAGCTGGAAAGTCGACCAAGATTTCAAGCTTTAag GACAAGGAGATCAGCAGCAGCATGGCAGTGGTGGAACTGATAGACGCCATCCAGCCCGGCAGCATCAACTACGAGCTGATAAAAACCGGCAGCCTGTCTGAAGACGACAAGCTGGAGAATGCCAA ATATGCCGTCTCTATGGCGAGGAAGATCGGAGCCCGTGTCTACGCGCTCCCAGAAGACCTTGTGGAGGTCAAGCCCAAAATGGTGATGACAGTCTTTGCCTGCTTGATGGGTCGGGGGATGAAGCGAGCCTAA